A window of the Oncorhynchus tshawytscha isolate Ot180627B unplaced genomic scaffold, Otsh_v2.0 Un_contig_10716_pilon_pilon, whole genome shotgun sequence genome harbors these coding sequences:
- the LOC112247782 gene encoding rho guanine nucleotide exchange factor TIAM1 translates to MKAMNKVASHINEMQKIHEEFGLVFDQLIAEQTGDKKEVADLSMGDLLLHTSVAWINPPSSLGKWKKEPQLAAFIFRTAVVFVCKDGSKQKKKMGGSHRASSVSSEDKDPFRFRHMISTDTLQVRALNNQDGEGSAE, encoded by the exons ATGAAGGCCATGAACAAGGTGGCCAGTCACATCAATGAGATGCAGAAGATCCACGAGGAGTTTGGGTTGGTGTTTGACCAGCTCATAGCGGAGCAGACTGGAGACAAGAAAGAG gTTGCTGATCTGTCGATGGGTGACTTGCTGCTCCACACCAGCGTAGCCTGGAtcaaccctccctcctccctgggcAAATGGAAGAAAGAACCCCAACTGGCTGCTTTCA TCTTCAGAACAGCcgtggtgtttgtgtgtaaggATGGATCCAAGCAGAAGAAGAAAATG gGTGGCTCCCATCGAGCGTCGTCAGTCTCGTCTGAAGACAAGGACCCATTCCGCTTCCGTCACATGATCTCCACAGACACGCTCCAAGTCCGAGCCCTCAATAACCAAG ACGGAGAGGGCTCTGCCGAATAG
- the LOC121842825 gene encoding rho guanine nucleotide exchange factor TIAM1-like: protein MKTESLPPNQQYVPFGGKRLCALKGARPAMNRAASDPARTLGRRKLVRNRFTIDTDIVFDGEPDQESPLSPLSSEEPDGQGQREGQGKERGEVQAGDTDRWVEEQIDLECYEAQQEKEVKGGGNVKEMEILSGDDDFCLSVRGPSTDSLSNTDLDGPIGALSLGEEGQERALNTPAPGSHGDHHPRDETFPPGKQRGLAGMSVDDQGAGEEGEDIWLRRRTVPGLRGQTLQS, encoded by the exons ATGAAGACAGAGTCTCTACCCCCCAACCAGCAGTATGTCCCCTTCGGAGGCAAACGCCTCTGTGCCCTGAAGGGAGCCAGGCCTGCCATGAACAGAGCAG CGTCAGACCCGGCGAGGACCCTGGGCCGGAGGAAACTGGTGAGGAACCGTTTCACTATCGACACAGACATCGTCTTCGACGGCGAGCCGGACCAGGAGTCCCCTCTGTCTCCACTGTCTTCCGAAGAGCCTGATGGACAGGGACAAAGGGAAGGACAGGGAAAGGAACGGGGGGAGGTGCAGGCAGGGGATACAGACCGCTGGGTGGAGGAGCAGATTGACCTGGAGTGCTACGAGGCGCAGCAGGAGAAGGAGGTGAAAGGAGGAGGAAACGTGAAAGAAATGGAGATCcttagtggtgatgatgatttctgcctgtctgtcagaggaccCTCCACTGATTCACTGTCCAACACAGACCTAGATGGGCCTATCGGGGCCCTGTCCCTGGGAGAGGAAGGCCAAGAGAGGGCTCTAAACACCCCAGCCCCAGGGAGCCATGGGGACCACCACCCCAGGGATGAGACTTTCCCGCCTGGGAAGCAGCGTGGCCTAGCTGGGATGAGTGTGGATGACCAAGGGGCTGGGGAGGAAGGTGAGGACATCTGGCTACGCAGGAGAACTGTCCCCGGACTCAGGGGTCAGACACTACAGAGCTAG